GCAGAAATCGAGAGCCGATTTCAGTCGTGGATCAGCCGGGATCTCTGGCCGCAAGCCAAAAAGGCCGGAATTTCGCAGGCAACCTTTACCTCGGTGATGAAGACGGTGAAGCTCGACTGGTCGCTTCCCGATCTGGCGCCCCCCGGCTTTCCGCCACCCAAGCAGCGCCCGCAGAGCCAGGCGGAATTTTCCTCTCCCGGGCCGTATTTCCGTGAGGCCCGCATGCAGGCGCTGGCCGCGAGCGGCAGGGCGCTGGCTGATCAATACGCCTCGACATTGAAGAAAATCGAGGCCAAATATGGCGTTCCCGGTCCAATTCTTCTGGCGCTTTGGGGTCGGGAAACCGGCTATGGCCGGGCGAAGCTGCCCTATGAAGCGGTTGATGTTCTGGCCACCAGCGCCTTCATGTCCACACGGCAAGAGCTTTTCACTCGCGAGCTGATTGATGCGCTGCATATTATCGACGGCAAGGATATTGCTGCCGACGCCATGCTGAGTTCAAGCGCGGGAGCGCTGGGCCAGCCGCAATTCATGCCCTCGAGCTTTCTGCAATATGCGGTGGATTTTGACGGGGACGGTCATCGCAATATCTGGACCTCGGTGCCGGACAGCCTGGCTTCCATGGCGAATTTTCTGGTGCAGAAAGGCTGGCAGCGCGGCCGCGATTGGGGGTTTGAGGTTACGATACCGTCCGGCGTCTCCTGTGCGCAAGAAGGGCCGGATCTGGCAAAGCCGATGTCGGCTTGGGCG
The Allorhizobium ampelinum S4 genome window above contains:
- a CDS encoding lytic murein transglycosylase gives rise to the protein MPHFRRPLMAALAAALCFLAIKSAMAAPSKAEIESRFQSWISRDLWPQAKKAGISQATFTSVMKTVKLDWSLPDLAPPGFPPPKQRPQSQAEFSSPGPYFREARMQALAASGRALADQYASTLKKIEAKYGVPGPILLALWGRETGYGRAKLPYEAVDVLATSAFMSTRQELFTRELIDALHIIDGKDIAADAMLSSSAGALGQPQFMPSSFLQYAVDFDGDGHRNIWTSVPDSLASMANFLVQKGWQRGRDWGFEVTIPSGVSCAQEGPDLAKPMSAWAATGISRIGGKAFPKQDLSAATMMLVPAGTHGPEFLVTPNFYVLKEYNNSDLYALFIGNLADRIAYGSGSFSAPWGDVGHMLRSDVQSMQQTLVKKGYDVGKADGLAGFKTRRSLGDWQAKNGLKPTCFPDEGLKAKLK